In Candidatus Tectomicrobia bacterium, the genomic stretch GCAGCGGGCGCCGGATGGGAAACCCTCTTCATCTTCACCGGTCCTGGACGCTCATTTCTTCGGCGGATGGCACTTCACGCAGTCTGTCATCAGGAACGCCTTCTGCCCGTTATGGCAGGTCCCGCAATATTTTCCCGCCATCATGTCCGCCAGGGGAATGGGCTTCCCCTCCAGCGTGCCCCCCGCCTTCATCGGAAAAATCTGGGGATGGCAGGCCGTGCAGTCGGGATTCTTGGCGGCGTGAATCTTATGGCTGAAGACGGTCGGCGTGAAATCCTTCGTCTGCTTGAAGGTGATATCCGGCGGCACCGGCATCTGGCCATAACCCGCGACAGTGCTGAAAAAGACGGCAAAGCCCGCGACAGCAGCCAAAGTCCAGAGCCTCCAACTGTGCATGGCTTCCCTCCCTTTCCTAGATTGCCCTTTCTTCGGCTCGGCCGCCCGAAACTCACTTCAAGTTTATCCTACATCCCGAATCGAAAAAGAACAGCAGGCTTTACGTCCGTCCCCGGGGGCCCCCCTCCACTTCGCGGAGTTTCAGGAAGAGCAGGCCCGCCATGAGGACCGTCAGGATGATGGGCAGGATGACCCAGCGCCGCCGGGCGTAGAACTCCTCGATGGCGGCGAGGGCCGTCGCCAGCGCTGACTTCGCGATTTTCGTGCCCCCTTCGGCCTCTTTCTCCACTTCCTTCAGGGCCAGGGAGTGCACCTGGGTTCGCACCTTGATGAGGGTGGTCCGGGCCTCC encodes the following:
- a CDS encoding cytochrome c3 family protein, encoding MHSWRLWTLAAVAGFAVFFSTVAGYGQMPVPPDITFKQTKDFTPTVFSHKIHAAKNPDCTACHPQIFPMKAGGTLEGKPIPLADMMAGKYCGTCHNGQKAFLMTDCVKCHPPKK